The uncultured Ilyobacter sp. genome has a segment encoding these proteins:
- a CDS encoding PilN domain-containing protein translates to MKKRLSIELTENSIGFILGAQGKNGISIEDAHRETIPSGQEGNIDASVEKIKEIIESKGWAKYKKILLCRMDSMEHVMIELPNVPEEEMGSILRRKLENQKLVDDADKIAYGAIGDFSPKMLQGVYVQVLTQEFLEKISSLKLQGIDFEPFAADRSMSKYANKRENSFFIDIQETHTIAAIYFKDELSLYRKINVGRKDFVKSISEVLNIGEEKADKYLREYSYVSNIKATELMESGIDVGPQLNMACESTLAKILRKAVQYIDYFQFKHSGELLNTVYFSGGELKTEDIRAALERELYIGNIYDYNVRSGFLESDLTKDLLSDNNWNLLAGTMQSEEGIYSLKSKLRLPFKINKNPMYIFLAIVFVIFCGIRFGYYKIQELEQTKQIKGIAEKNRELSDYIKETAVLEEKIKSVKRDRAYLSKRIGKNTIFNNFLYEISEILPEEIYLEEIKYSEDTVHLEGKAVSDDEYAEVYINELLSSLEDVTGSVRLLKTIKFQKNNRINDFSIEVKLSGGEKNEKK, encoded by the coding sequence ATGAAGAAAAGACTATCCATAGAGCTTACTGAAAATTCAATAGGATTTATACTAGGTGCCCAGGGAAAGAACGGGATAAGTATAGAGGATGCACACAGAGAGACCATCCCTTCTGGGCAGGAGGGGAATATAGATGCCTCTGTGGAAAAGATAAAAGAGATAATAGAGTCCAAGGGATGGGCAAAGTACAAAAAAATCCTTCTGTGCAGAATGGACAGCATGGAACATGTGATGATAGAACTTCCCAATGTACCGGAAGAGGAGATGGGATCTATCCTCAGAAGAAAGCTGGAGAACCAAAAGCTGGTGGATGATGCTGACAAGATAGCCTACGGGGCTATAGGGGATTTTAGCCCGAAAATGCTGCAAGGTGTCTATGTGCAGGTTCTGACACAGGAGTTCTTGGAAAAAATATCTTCGCTGAAACTTCAAGGAATAGATTTCGAACCCTTTGCTGCAGACAGGAGCATGAGTAAATATGCAAATAAGAGGGAAAACAGTTTCTTCATAGATATACAGGAGACTCACACCATAGCGGCAATATATTTTAAGGACGAGCTGTCTCTATACAGAAAGATAAATGTGGGAAGAAAGGACTTTGTAAAAAGCATCTCTGAAGTATTGAATATAGGGGAGGAAAAAGCGGATAAATACCTCAGAGAATACAGCTATGTAAGTAATATAAAAGCAACAGAGCTAATGGAAAGCGGTATAGACGTCGGGCCGCAGCTCAACATGGCCTGTGAATCCACCCTGGCTAAGATCCTGAGAAAGGCCGTACAGTATATAGATTATTTTCAGTTTAAACACTCTGGTGAGCTTCTGAATACAGTCTATTTCTCAGGTGGAGAGTTAAAGACTGAGGATATAAGAGCTGCTCTGGAAAGAGAACTGTATATAGGGAATATTTATGACTATAATGTGAGATCTGGATTCTTGGAAAGTGATCTTACAAAGGACCTTTTGAGTGACAATAACTGGAACCTTTTGGCTGGAACGATGCAGAGTGAAGAGGGAATATACAGTCTGAAGAGTAAGCTTAGGCTTCCGTTTAAAATAAATAAAAACCCTATGTATATTTTTTTAGCGATAGTATTTGTGATATTCTGTGGTATAAGATTCGGATATTATAAGATACAGGAGTTGGAACAGACAAAACAGATAAAGGGAATAGCTGAAAAAAACAGGGAACTTTCTGATTATATAAAAGAGACAGCTGTACTAGAGGAAAAGATAAAAAGTGTTAAGAGGGATAGGGCTTATCTTTCTAAAAGGATAGGTAAAAATACAATTTTTAACAATTTTTTATATGAGATATCTGAAATCCTTCCAGAAGAGATATACTTAGAAGAGATAAAATATTCTGAAGATACAGTTCATCTAGAAGGAAAGGCAGTCTCAGATGATGAGTATGCAGAAGTTTATATAAATGAACTTTTGAGCAGTCTAGAGGATGTAACGGGCTCTGTAAGACTGCTAAAAACTATAAAATTTCAAAAAAATAACAGAATAAATGATTTTTCTATAGAGGTCAAACTCTCTGGCGGTGAAAAAAATGAAAAAAAATGA
- the tsaD gene encoding tRNA (adenosine(37)-N6)-threonylcarbamoyltransferase complex transferase subunit TsaD yields MIILGIETSCDETSVSVVRDGKEILSNIISSQIEIHKEYGGVVPEIASRHHIKNIAAIMEESLSEAGVTLDDVDYIAVTYAPGLIGALLVGLSFAKGISYAHDIPIIPVHHIKGHIYSNFVENDVKLPLIALVVSGGHTNIVHIDENHKFTNLGGTLDDAVGESYDKVSRVMGLGYPGGPVIDKLSYLGDKDSIKMPEPKVGEYDFSFSGIKTSVINYVNKMKMKGETFREEDLAAAFQNKVVEILCKKTIAAAIEKKVSNIIIAGGVAANSLLRKELKEKAKKSGIEVYYPSMGLCTDNAAMIAVAGYYKVTYGDEKNKFGDLRLNGIATLPIDRD; encoded by the coding sequence ATGATAATTTTGGGAATAGAAACTTCCTGCGATGAGACTTCTGTTTCAGTGGTCAGAGACGGGAAGGAGATCCTTTCAAATATAATATCTTCACAGATAGAGATACATAAAGAGTACGGCGGGGTCGTGCCAGAGATAGCATCTAGACACCATATCAAAAACATAGCTGCCATAATGGAGGAAAGTTTATCTGAGGCGGGGGTGACTCTAGACGACGTAGACTATATAGCTGTAACTTATGCTCCCGGACTTATAGGGGCTCTCTTAGTGGGCTTGTCATTTGCAAAGGGGATATCCTATGCCCATGACATACCGATAATACCTGTACATCATATAAAGGGGCATATCTACAGCAACTTTGTGGAAAATGACGTGAAGCTTCCGCTTATTGCCCTGGTAGTATCTGGGGGACACACAAACATAGTGCATATAGATGAAAATCATAAGTTCACCAATCTCGGGGGAACTTTAGACGACGCTGTGGGAGAGAGCTATGACAAGGTATCTAGGGTCATGGGTCTCGGATATCCAGGAGGACCTGTGATAGACAAGCTGTCATACCTAGGGGACAAGGACTCTATAAAGATGCCTGAACCTAAGGTGGGAGAGTATGACTTCAGCTTTTCCGGGATAAAAACTTCTGTGATAAATTATGTGAATAAGATGAAGATGAAGGGTGAGACTTTCAGAGAGGAAGACCTGGCGGCGGCTTTTCAGAATAAGGTAGTGGAGATACTGTGCAAGAAGACCATAGCGGCAGCGATAGAGAAAAAAGTAAGCAATATAATAATAGCAGGAGGAGTAGCTGCAAACTCACTACTCAGGAAAGAACTGAAAGAGAAGGCTAAAAAATCAGGTATAGAGGTGTACTATCCGTCTATGGGTCTGTGTACGGATAATGCAGCAATGATAGCTGTGGCAGGATATTATAAGGTGACATACGGAGATGAAAAAAACAAATTTGGTGATCTAAGGCTAAACGGAATAGCCACCCTGCCTATAGACAGGGACTAG
- the murA gene encoding UDP-N-acetylglucosamine 1-carboxyvinyltransferase, with protein MVEAFRINGGKELSGVLEVSGAKNAALPILIGTLIEKGTYIINNVPDLRDIKTLVKLIESLGIQSERLGKNSYKFVNNGLTNLTASYDLVKKMRASFLVMGPMLAHEKKATVSLPGGCAIGARPVDLHLKGFEAMGVNIKIEHGYVDAVVDELTGSNVIFDFPSVGATENIIMAAVKAKGTTVLENAAREPEVDDLCNFLIAMGAKIEGVGTGRLVIEGVEKLVPCEYTVMPDRIEAGTYIVASLMFDSKIQVKGVERVHIESFMMKLEEMGAVFETEGDLLKVTSKFEDLKPAKVTTMPHPGFATDLQSQMMTLMSLIEGNSEIKETIFENRFMHVPELNRMGADIHVDGHVSLIKGVEKFSSAEVMASDLRAGASLVLAALKADGKSIVNRIYHVDRGYERLEEKLKKIGADIERIKAEA; from the coding sequence ATGGTAGAAGCATTCAGAATAAACGGCGGCAAAGAATTGAGCGGTGTTCTAGAAGTAAGCGGGGCGAAAAATGCAGCCCTGCCGATACTGATAGGAACCCTTATAGAAAAGGGAACTTATATCATAAATAATGTTCCTGACCTGAGAGATATAAAGACACTTGTAAAATTAATTGAAAGCCTGGGGATACAGTCAGAAAGACTGGGCAAAAATTCCTATAAATTTGTAAACAACGGACTTACAAACCTCACGGCTTCTTATGATCTTGTGAAAAAAATGAGAGCTTCATTTTTGGTTATGGGGCCTATGCTGGCACATGAGAAAAAGGCTACAGTCTCCCTCCCAGGTGGCTGTGCCATAGGTGCTAGACCTGTGGATCTTCACCTGAAGGGATTTGAAGCCATGGGAGTAAATATAAAGATAGAACATGGATATGTAGATGCTGTGGTGGATGAGCTGACTGGATCCAATGTTATATTTGATTTTCCAAGTGTTGGAGCCACGGAAAATATCATAATGGCGGCGGTAAAAGCAAAGGGGACAACAGTTCTTGAAAATGCAGCCAGAGAGCCCGAAGTAGACGATCTTTGTAACTTTCTGATAGCTATGGGTGCAAAAATAGAGGGAGTAGGAACTGGAAGGCTTGTTATAGAGGGAGTGGAAAAACTGGTTCCTTGTGAGTATACAGTAATGCCAGACAGAATAGAGGCGGGAACCTATATAGTGGCGTCTCTTATGTTTGACAGTAAGATCCAGGTAAAGGGAGTTGAGAGAGTCCATATTGAGAGCTTTATGATGAAGCTTGAGGAGATGGGTGCTGTCTTTGAAACAGAGGGAGATCTTTTGAAGGTAACTTCGAAATTTGAAGATTTGAAACCTGCAAAGGTAACGACTATGCCGCATCCAGGTTTTGCTACAGACCTTCAGTCACAGATGATGACTCTCATGAGTCTTATAGAGGGCAACAGTGAGATAAAGGAAACTATTTTTGAAAACAGATTTATGCATGTGCCGGAGCTTAACAGAATGGGAGCCGATATTCACGTAGACGGTCATGTTTCTTTGATAAAGGGAGTGGAGAAGTTTTCATCTGCAGAAGTTATGGCGAGTGACCTGAGAGCGGGAGCATCCCTTGTTTTAGCTGCCTTAAAGGCAGACGGCAAAAGTATTGTAAACAGAATCTACCATGTGGACAGAGGTTATGAAAGGCTAGAGGAAAAACTGAAAAAAATAGGTGCAGATATAGAAAGAATAAAGGCTGAAGCTTAA
- a CDS encoding carboxypeptidase-like regulatory domain-containing protein — MLKKVFAIIFIFLFSTILWAEDKRDGTASFYFNTPRGYIEFTDMSDQSKNGVNFSEGRALLDLKPGNYKFQFFSPSYFPVERVISISREYQSYNIDLPKKSADFFISVRKSNKNQIYFHKEPPDTPHILNDISIFFYKEGELVKTVNSDSLLKRINLDFGQYDIVVKELDKTLVRVQRFPINERYGEYLNFFVKPIEVSVEGVLRIGDMYLGGADIIFTDVKNNSYTLTSDFSGKFSGNIPSKKYKLSIKKFGYFLKEENQLIYDFTDEDKKFILNLELEEAPSFIEGRIIDDKNSPVADAEIVIKSGTIEKKSFTDNFGRFIGTANPGLVMIRVYKNGFFSHGLVRRVEKFSTISNLEIQLKRKLYKISGILSDGVRPIKAEKIDLITPRGKRIASTLSGENGYFEFLDIPATATFKVSVKIPDFKPYESSEMTLKEEISNFNIIMNRGSRQVILEITDASDAPIKNSIFTLDGKKVSSDSNGIISYNTSSFEINLTHKSQKKKISLDKERAVYKISLN, encoded by the coding sequence GTGCTAAAAAAAGTTTTCGCAATAATATTTATTTTCCTTTTTTCAACAATTCTTTGGGCAGAGGACAAAAGGGATGGAACTGCATCTTTTTATTTCAATACCCCCAGAGGATATATAGAATTCACAGATATGTCAGATCAGTCAAAAAACGGAGTCAACTTCAGCGAGGGGAGGGCTCTTTTAGATTTGAAACCTGGAAACTACAAATTTCAGTTTTTTTCTCCGTCCTACTTCCCAGTTGAAAGGGTTATCTCCATCTCACGGGAATATCAAAGTTATAATATTGACCTCCCTAAAAAATCAGCCGATTTTTTTATCTCTGTTAGAAAAAGCAATAAAAACCAGATATATTTCCATAAGGAACCTCCAGATACACCCCACATACTAAACGACATCTCTATTTTTTTTTACAAGGAGGGAGAGCTGGTAAAAACCGTCAATTCAGATTCACTGTTAAAAAGAATAAACCTTGATTTCGGACAGTATGATATCGTTGTAAAAGAGCTAGATAAAACTCTGGTTAGAGTCCAGAGATTCCCCATAAATGAAAGATACGGTGAATATCTAAACTTTTTTGTAAAACCTATAGAGGTATCCGTCGAGGGAGTTCTCAGAATCGGTGATATGTATCTCGGGGGAGCAGATATCATCTTTACCGATGTAAAAAACAACAGCTATACCCTTACAAGTGATTTTTCAGGTAAGTTTTCCGGTAATATACCCTCTAAAAAATACAAGCTTTCCATCAAAAAATTCGGATATTTTCTCAAAGAGGAAAATCAGCTTATCTATGATTTCACCGATGAGGATAAAAAGTTCATCCTGAACTTAGAGCTAGAGGAGGCTCCTAGTTTTATAGAGGGCCGTATAATAGACGACAAAAATTCACCTGTGGCTGATGCAGAGATAGTAATAAAAAGCGGAACTATAGAAAAAAAATCATTCACCGACAACTTTGGCAGATTTATAGGAACGGCTAATCCCGGACTCGTAATGATAAGGGTATATAAAAATGGATTCTTCTCCCACGGTTTAGTTAGGAGAGTGGAAAAATTTTCCACCATTTCAAACTTGGAAATCCAGTTAAAGAGAAAACTTTATAAAATAAGCGGGATTCTCTCTGATGGTGTAAGGCCTATCAAAGCTGAAAAAATTGATCTCATAACTCCTAGAGGGAAAAGAATTGCCTCTACCCTTTCAGGAGAAAATGGATATTTTGAATTTTTAGACATCCCAGCTACAGCTACCTTCAAGGTCTCTGTAAAGATCCCAGATTTTAAACCTTATGAATCTTCTGAGATGACTTTAAAAGAAGAAATAAGTAATTTTAATATAATAATGAATCGCGGGTCTAGACAGGTGATTCTAGAGATCACAGACGCTTCTGATGCACCTATAAAAAATTCCATCTTTACCCTTGATGGCAAGAAAGTATCCTCAGATTCAAACGGCATAATCTCCTATAACACTTCCTCTTTTGAGATAAACCTCACTCACAAAAGTCAAAAAAAAAAAATCTCTCTTGATAAAGAGAGAGCTGTTTACAAGATCAGTTTAAACTAA
- the pflA gene encoding pyruvate formate-lyase-activating protein, whose protein sequence is MAKLLGKLHSYESCGTVDGPGLRYVVFTQGCPLRCKYCHNPDTWHMSDASYEEDANYVVKEIVRYKPFFKNGGGMTLSGGEPFMQAEFAKELFRLCKENGINTAVDTSGIYLNDTVKEALEYVDLVLLDIKCIDPEIYEDLTKVELEPTLKFAKYLSDIKKPVWIRHVLVPGITDREDLLEKLGDFVASLENVERMEILPYHSMGEYKWEEMGYEYELKGVEPPTKEAVEKAKEIFRKKGVPIR, encoded by the coding sequence ATGGCTAAATTATTGGGTAAATTACACTCTTATGAGAGTTGTGGAACTGTAGATGGACCTGGGCTTAGATATGTCGTTTTTACACAGGGATGTCCTTTGAGATGTAAGTATTGTCATAATCCAGATACTTGGCATATGTCAGACGCTAGTTATGAAGAAGATGCAAATTATGTGGTGAAAGAGATAGTAAGATATAAGCCTTTTTTCAAAAATGGAGGAGGAATGACCCTATCAGGTGGAGAACCTTTTATGCAGGCTGAATTTGCAAAGGAGCTATTTAGACTGTGTAAAGAAAACGGTATCAATACAGCGGTGGATACAAGCGGAATATATCTCAATGATACAGTCAAGGAAGCACTAGAATATGTGGACCTGGTCCTTTTAGACATAAAGTGTATAGATCCGGAAATATACGAAGATCTCACGAAGGTGGAGTTAGAGCCTACACTTAAATTTGCAAAATATCTTTCAGATATAAAAAAACCTGTATGGATAAGGCATGTCCTTGTACCTGGGATCACTGACAGAGAGGATTTGCTGGAAAAATTGGGGGACTTTGTAGCGAGTCTTGAGAATGTAGAGAGAATGGAAATACTTCCTTACCACAGCATGGGAGAATATAAGTGGGAAGAGATGGGATATGAATATGAACTTAAGGGTGTAGAACCACCTACAAAGGAAGCTGTGGAAAAAGCCAAGGAGATATTCAGAAAAAAAGGTGTACCAATAAGGTAG
- a CDS encoding secretin and TonB N-terminal domain-containing protein produces MGKTIKKGAQLITAFSMLGSTIFGAGYNGETIAPDQKVTVDYNKADLVNVLRTLSFSNDLNIVISDRISGTVTMSVKDAQLDDLLEAILRSNGYTYVQSGNLVEIMSLEDAKTIQESERSVSKVFSLKKIDASEVAEDVKLFLKDGDTSVVNAETNSITVRAKKSELISVKNFLDERDGIKKEDVQKNVELIRVKHMTPQKAYEILGEIGYKIAGDIKYSESLGGLIVIASSEEADTLKNIMDKIDVPELQVVIEARILEVQEGTGRDWGMSWGYNSNNLTEADTSDGSGGYLSGTDSYYDASSLSDGITLGLGLLGSDQFSAVYRNVLEDSSTEILAKPVITTLNGKKATIELTEEVPYKELEYVSDSGDATSTSYEFKDVGITLEVTPVITDDGMIKIEVTPEISEVTGYTDDGVPFVSSRKVETNVIVRNGQTLAIGGLIKDTKSTTSTEDPYLSKIPILGYFFKSSNNEKSKTNLMIFITPKIIMSRDMSQRFNLVKGASGNVLKTIKKSETEVRKYTTKVKDDGDTRETIYEKEVTGIDKIQQKLNESN; encoded by the coding sequence ATGGGGAAGACGATAAAAAAAGGGGCACAACTTATAACGGCTTTTTCAATGCTTGGATCAACAATTTTTGGGGCAGGGTACAACGGAGAGACTATAGCCCCCGATCAAAAAGTTACAGTAGACTATAATAAAGCTGATCTGGTAAATGTTTTGAGAACGCTTTCTTTCAGCAACGACCTAAACATAGTAATAAGTGACAGGATATCTGGGACAGTGACTATGAGTGTAAAGGATGCTCAGCTTGACGACCTACTAGAAGCTATACTTAGATCCAACGGATATACTTATGTGCAGAGTGGAAATCTGGTGGAGATAATGAGTTTAGAAGATGCAAAAACAATACAGGAATCAGAACGATCGGTGTCAAAAGTATTTTCACTTAAGAAAATAGACGCTTCTGAAGTGGCTGAAGATGTGAAACTTTTTCTAAAAGATGGGGATACTTCTGTGGTGAATGCAGAAACCAATTCTATCACCGTAAGGGCTAAAAAATCAGAACTTATAAGTGTAAAAAACTTTTTAGATGAGCGTGACGGAATAAAAAAAGAGGATGTCCAAAAAAATGTAGAACTTATAAGAGTGAAGCATATGACTCCTCAAAAGGCCTATGAAATATTGGGAGAGATAGGTTACAAGATAGCAGGAGATATAAAATACAGTGAATCCCTGGGAGGACTTATTGTAATCGCATCAAGTGAAGAGGCTGACACACTAAAAAACATTATGGATAAGATAGATGTCCCTGAACTGCAGGTAGTTATTGAGGCCAGGATTTTGGAGGTACAGGAAGGAACTGGAAGAGACTGGGGAATGAGCTGGGGATATAATTCTAACAATCTGACAGAGGCTGACACCAGCGATGGAAGCGGAGGCTATCTATCTGGAACAGATAGCTACTATGACGCTTCTAGCCTGTCTGACGGAATAACTCTGGGTCTAGGCCTTCTAGGAAGTGACCAGTTTAGTGCAGTATACAGAAATGTGCTAGAGGACAGTTCTACAGAGATACTGGCCAAACCTGTAATAACAACCCTAAATGGAAAAAAAGCAACAATAGAACTAACTGAAGAGGTACCTTATAAAGAGCTAGAATATGTAAGTGACAGCGGAGATGCCACATCTACAAGTTATGAGTTTAAAGATGTGGGGATTACCCTAGAGGTAACGCCGGTAATAACAGATGATGGAATGATAAAAATAGAGGTTACACCTGAAATAAGTGAGGTAACAGGGTATACTGATGACGGGGTTCCCTTTGTTTCATCGAGAAAAGTAGAAACTAATGTAATCGTAAGAAATGGTCAGACTCTCGCCATAGGTGGTCTCATAAAGGATACAAAGTCAACGACTAGTACCGAGGACCCATATTTGAGTAAGATACCCATATTAGGCTATTTTTTCAAGAGTTCTAACAATGAAAAATCAAAGACCAACCTCATGATCTTTATAACTCCAAAGATAATAATGAGCAGAGATATGTCACAAAGATTTAACTTGGTCAAGGGAGCTAGCGGGAATGTCCTTAAAACAATAAAAAAATCTGAAACTGAGGTTAGGAAGTATACCACAAAAGTAAAAGATGATGGAGATACTCGGGAAACTATATATGAAAAAGAAGTAACAGGTATAGATAAGATACAGCAAAAGCTCAATGAGAGTAATTAA
- a CDS encoding SulP family inorganic anion transporter: MSNFLKGKLNIKDDVLAGLTVAFALVPEVVAFAFVAGIDPIVGLNSAVIIGLCTAIFGGRPGMISGAAGSIAVVFTALVALHGVEYLFATVVVMGIVQILVGVFKFGKFARMIPHSVMLGFVNGLAIVIFLAQLNQLKIDGVWISGPQLYVVLGLVALTMGIIHFLPKLTKAVPASLVAIVVTTGLSMYSNKMGIHIPNVLEFSKGGIAGELPKFHIPEVPLNFETLKIVLPFAVTAAMVGLIESLLTMSLIDDLTDTRGQANRESIGQGIGNFMNGLMGGTGGCAMIGQSMINLTSGGRGRISGVSTALALLSFVLFGSKIIGVIPLAALVGVMFMVVIETFAWETLKYRKRIPKKDFLIILIVAIITVEHDLALAVIVGIIISALIFAWEKGKRISAEIKVNENGTKVYILEGPLFFGSAANFKDLFDVQNDPEVVAIDFCKSKVTDHSAIEAINNITDKYRQAGKKLKLKHLSRDCNELLKNAEEIIEVNIVEDPKYFVADNELA; encoded by the coding sequence ATGAGTAATTTTTTAAAAGGAAAATTGAATATCAAGGATGATGTCTTGGCTGGACTTACTGTGGCTTTTGCCCTGGTTCCAGAAGTTGTTGCCTTTGCTTTCGTAGCAGGGATTGATCCTATAGTGGGGCTTAATTCGGCAGTTATAATAGGACTTTGTACGGCTATTTTTGGAGGAAGACCTGGGATGATTTCCGGGGCGGCAGGAAGTATAGCCGTAGTATTTACCGCATTGGTGGCCTTGCATGGTGTAGAGTATTTATTTGCCACAGTTGTGGTTATGGGTATAGTCCAGATACTGGTAGGAGTTTTTAAATTTGGAAAATTTGCCAGAATGATACCACATTCTGTGATGCTAGGATTTGTAAATGGTCTAGCAATCGTAATATTTTTAGCTCAACTGAATCAATTGAAGATAGACGGCGTATGGATATCTGGACCTCAGCTATATGTGGTTTTAGGTTTAGTGGCACTGACAATGGGTATAATCCACTTTCTTCCGAAGCTTACAAAGGCTGTACCGGCTTCACTAGTAGCAATAGTTGTTACAACTGGTCTATCTATGTACAGTAATAAGATGGGAATCCATATACCAAATGTTCTTGAATTTTCTAAGGGTGGTATAGCTGGAGAGCTGCCTAAATTTCATATCCCAGAAGTACCTCTGAATTTTGAAACTTTAAAAATTGTACTTCCTTTTGCAGTGACGGCGGCAATGGTAGGACTTATCGAGTCACTTCTCACAATGTCTCTTATCGATGATCTTACTGACACCAGAGGACAGGCCAACAGGGAGAGCATCGGACAGGGAATAGGAAACTTTATGAATGGACTAATGGGTGGAACCGGTGGTTGTGCTATGATAGGACAGTCTATGATCAACCTAACAAGTGGGGGGAGAGGAAGAATTTCCGGAGTATCCACGGCCCTTGCTTTATTATCATTTGTGCTCTTTGGTTCAAAAATCATAGGTGTAATTCCACTTGCAGCTTTGGTCGGTGTAATGTTTATGGTTGTTATTGAAACCTTTGCTTGGGAAACCCTGAAATACAGGAAAAGGATACCTAAAAAAGATTTCCTTATCATCCTTATTGTTGCGATAATAACTGTAGAGCATGATCTGGCTCTAGCAGTAATAGTGGGAATAATAATATCAGCTCTTATCTTTGCATGGGAAAAGGGAAAAAGAATCTCGGCAGAAATAAAAGTCAATGAAAATGGAACTAAAGTATATATTTTAGAAGGCCCCCTGTTTTTTGGCTCTGCAGCAAACTTCAAAGATTTGTTTGATGTACAGAATGATCCTGAAGTTGTGGCAATTGACTTTTGTAAATCAAAGGTTACAGACCACTCGGCTATAGAGGCGATTAATAATATAACAGACAAGTACAGACAGGCTGGAAAAAAGCTGAAGCTTAAACATCTGAGCAGAGACTGTAATGAACTTTTGAAAAATGCAGAAGAGATAATAGAGGTAAATATTGTAGAAGATCCAAAATATTTTGTGGCAGACAACGAACTTGCCTAA
- the pilO gene encoding type 4a pilus biogenesis protein PilO gives MKKNEKQALLLQLLVCLTFYILFQNIIMVNLKKRVETNKNTIIQQKQKYVEDVNKINSLEKRYREYYRMKYQRDYMQAKLVGKGEERYLTEELTELSKKNNIKLSNISLTENMGENDHKYIFKTEFETDFLILKNFLDDIDNLKKNINLEDMSISRENFNLIVRATFSIYTTN, from the coding sequence ATGAAAAAAAATGAGAAACAGGCATTGCTACTTCAACTGCTTGTATGCCTTACTTTTTATATACTTTTTCAAAATATTATAATGGTAAATTTGAAAAAAAGAGTTGAAACCAACAAAAACACGATAATCCAGCAGAAACAGAAGTATGTGGAAGATGTAAATAAAATAAATTCACTTGAAAAAAGGTACAGAGAATATTACAGGATGAAATATCAAAGGGACTACATGCAGGCAAAGCTTGTAGGCAAGGGAGAGGAGAGATATCTTACTGAGGAGCTGACCGAGCTCAGTAAGAAAAATAATATAAAACTTTCTAACATAAGCCTTACTGAAAACATGGGTGAAAATGATCATAAGTATATATTTAAGACTGAGTTCGAAACAGACTTTCTCATTCTGAAAAACTTTTTAGATGATATAGATAACCTGAAAAAAAACATAAACCTAGAAGATATGAGTATCTCAAGAGAAAACTTTAATTTGATTGTGAGGGCAACTTTTTCTATATATACAACAAACTGA
- a CDS encoding DUF1694 domain-containing protein has product MSFKNIIDEREKGKIRFAKSQVEKAYYLGEFKENIIAALHKDQLEEDSVYMEILEAMKEKDAVLMKMRRDVSLKKLKPYIDEAEKLGIKYQLVDGISYRGDVALVVVSEEAMENSDEDLVIRDMDQDFIDAGLGEEFSKARGKKICKNCFKELEEKLPDYRGSFKKMNIFDKLIGHKCPVCGKK; this is encoded by the coding sequence ATGAGTTTTAAAAATATTATCGATGAGAGAGAAAAAGGAAAGATAAGATTTGCCAAGTCTCAGGTTGAAAAAGCCTATTATTTGGGTGAGTTTAAGGAAAATATCATAGCGGCACTTCATAAGGATCAGCTTGAAGAAGACAGTGTGTATATGGAGATTCTAGAGGCCATGAAAGAGAAGGATGCTGTTCTTATGAAGATGAGAAGGGATGTCTCCTTAAAAAAGCTCAAACCCTATATTGATGAAGCTGAAAAACTGGGAATAAAATACCAGCTTGTAGACGGGATCTCATACAGAGGAGATGTTGCTCTTGTAGTGGTTTCAGAGGAGGCTATGGAAAATTCTGATGAAGATCTGGTAATAAGAGATATGGATCAGGACTTTATCGACGCAGGCCTTGGAGAAGAGTTCAGCAAAGCCAGAGGGAAAAAAATATGTAAAAATTGTTTTAAGGAATTAGAAGAAAAACTTCCTGATTACAGGGGAAGTTTTAAAAAAATGAATATTTTCGACAAACTGATAGGGCATAAATGTCCTGTGTGTGGAAAAAAATAG